GAAAAACTCACCCACAGCCAAACCGCCGCCGCCTTTGACCTGTGCTTTCAACTCCAAGAAGCCACTCACGAACAAGACAATTGGCTCATTCATTTTTCGGTTTCCTCAAAACAAGATCCCTCCTTTAAATTATTATTAAAAGATTATTGGCAACAACCTCAAAAAAAGAAAAAAGAACTGTATAATTATGTAGGAAAAGATTTTGAGAAATACCTGTTACTCAATTTAGGATATGCAGCGAGAATGTATCCTAAACTTTGGCAAGGATTAGAAACTGCTCAACCCATTGGATTACAATTAAATCTGATTGAAGCCTTTGAATTCCTCAAAGAAAGTGCTTGGATACTAGAAGATGCAGGATATAAAGTCATCATTCCCGCTTGGTGGACACCCCAAGGTCGTCGTCGCGCTAAAGTTCGTTTAAAAACCTCTTCTCGTTCTTCAGGAAAAGCATCAGCTACTAAAGGATTTTTTAATTTAGATACCTTAATTCAATATCAATATTCCCTATCCATTGGTGGTGAAGTTGTTACACCCAAAGAATGGGAACAACTCGTTAATGCTAAAACACCTCTGATTCAATTTCGGGGTCAGTGGATGGAATTAGATCAACAAAAAATGCAGCAAATGCTTGAATTCTGGCAAAAACATACTGAAGAACAACCGGAAATCAAGCTATTAGATTTCGTCAAAATGTCGGCTTCCTTAGAAGATGAATTAGAAATCGAACATGACTCAGTGATATCTGATTTGATGGGGAAATTGCACGATAAAAGTCAACTGACAATGGTGGCTGATATTCCCCAATTGCAAGGAACATTAAGGGATTATCAAAAACGGGGAGTATCCTGGTTACAATACTTAGAAAACTTAGGGTTAAATGGTTGTTTAGCGGATGATATGGGTTTGGGAAAATCTGTTCAAGTTATTGCTCGATTAGTTCAAGAAAAAGAAACAACAGATTCTACTTTACCCACGTTATTAATTGCACCGACTTCAGTGATTGGGAATTGGCAAAAAGAGATTGAAAAGTTTGCACCCCATTTGCAAGCTATTATACATCATGGTAGCAGTCGAATTCAAGACCTAGAAGCGTTTAAATCGACTTGTCTGAACTGTGATGTTGTGATTACCTCTTTTACCTTAATTCGTCAAGATGAAAAACTATTCAATCATCTGGAATGGCGACGAATTGTTGTTGATGAAGCTCAAAATATTAAAAATCCCAAAACCGCTCAAACTCGTGCAATCTTAAAACTCTCTGCTCAATATCGATTAGCATTAACGGGAACTCCCGTTGAAAATCGTCTCCTAGATTTATGGTCAATTTTTAATTTTTTAAA
The nucleotide sequence above comes from Planktothrix sp. FACHB-1365. Encoded proteins:
- a CDS encoding DEAD/DEAH box helicase, translated to FKQILYKDQYIPALKYRELASPKTKGKGKRSTQTPVFEIYSGWEIISEQYQSLITQSLNSMPLACVSASLAPQNPIKFYHKETLLRHFSESLLHEIVAQTPLPAKFNQQIADTLVEHCIHLNPQQPRTSPADLEEYQQWLAWKEKLTHSQTAAAFDLCFQLQEATHEQDNWLIHFSVSSKQDPSFKLLLKDYWQQPQKKKKELYNYVGKDFEKYLLLNLGYAARMYPKLWQGLETAQPIGLQLNLIEAFEFLKESAWILEDAGYKVIIPAWWTPQGRRRAKVRLKTSSRSSGKASATKGFFNLDTLIQYQYSLSIGGEVVTPKEWEQLVNAKTPLIQFRGQWMELDQQKMQQMLEFWQKHTEEQPEIKLLDFVKMSASLEDELEIEHDSVISDLMGKLHDKSQLTMVADIPQLQGTLRDYQKRGVSWLQYLENLGLNGCLADDMGLGKSVQVIARLVQEKETTDSTLPTLLIAPTSVIGNWQKEIEKFAPHLQAIIHHGSSRIQDLEAFKSTCLNCDVVITSFTLIRQDEKLFNHLEWRRIVVDEAQNIKNPKTAQTRAILKLSAQYRLALTGTPVENRLLDLWSIFNFLNPGYLGKEAQFRKSFEIPIQKDNDRMKSITLKKLVEPLILRRVKTDPLIINDLPDKVEQKVYCNLTKEQASLYEALVKDVAEKINEVEGIKRRGLILSTLMKLKQICNHPAQFLQDGSEFSAERSQKLQRLAEMAKEAISEGESLLIFSQFTEVCEGLERHFKHHYHYNTYYIHGGTNRTKREQMITEFQNPETEPSVFILSLKAGGVGITLTKANHVFHFDRWWNPAVEDQATDRAFRIGQTKNVFVHKFVALGTLEEKIDLMIEDKKKLSSQVVGSDESWLTELDNEAFKQLIQLNKVALLE